The Candidatus Hydrogenedentota bacterium genome includes a region encoding these proteins:
- a CDS encoding SUMF1/EgtB/PvdO family nonheme iron enzyme, translating into MAKVKCPKCDFVNPDGQDSCVRCKTPLPRIKIEIAPPSAPPVQQAQYVFRPGQIVASRYSVIDVIGRGGMGCIYRVRDNVLKEDVALKTLLPQFVRDQTVVERFFNEARIARGLSHPNIVRVHDIGITGDIIYISMELIKGRSLRDMLEKLPAGQRLPVRNALRIIDGLCAALEYAHSHTVHRDIKPENVMICEDGTVKLMDFGISKLMDTRHLTGPAIVMGTPFYMSPEQLRDSASVDARADIYSVGVVLYEILTGNMPTGVPRPASHLTREVPPALDPIVAKCVDPDPAKRYQSVRELRAALLPIRKLVEGATGPAPQALHPPKQPPPAKRVSMRFLTGAALTAGIVLLAGVGLYRAELGRRESLKTHAETLAVAQRLAPPEDASIGFDAEFRQWKSRIEQASQIHPDVEKNEAMKKVLEDARKRWEMAQELVHKKDPMALELARQAVQCYSALADWPSDMVFVLPGDVTIHDENASSVVTLDGFFIDKHEVTNGEYLLFCREKNWRFPPYDLETAPADHPVISVTFYDALAYASWAGKQLPTEAQWARAAYGGPAASKNYPWGESWKDGGCNSGSDSPDMEYARPVGVFTDDLSWAGCTDMAGNVAEWTRSRFMPLPYEAGDGREDTRHFTFGTILVVRGGHYRDQQHTPMYMRFSMPFESASDTVGFRCVKSLPPLPAQ; encoded by the coding sequence ATGGCAAAAGTCAAATGCCCGAAATGCGATTTTGTCAATCCCGACGGCCAGGATTCGTGTGTCCGGTGCAAAACACCCCTGCCGCGCATCAAAATCGAAATTGCGCCGCCCAGCGCGCCGCCGGTCCAGCAGGCGCAGTATGTGTTCCGCCCGGGGCAGATTGTCGCGTCGCGCTACTCGGTGATTGACGTCATAGGACGCGGCGGCATGGGTTGCATTTATCGTGTCCGCGACAACGTGTTGAAGGAGGATGTTGCGCTCAAGACGCTGCTGCCGCAGTTTGTGCGCGATCAGACCGTCGTCGAGCGTTTTTTCAACGAGGCGCGCATCGCCCGGGGGTTGTCCCATCCGAATATCGTCCGCGTGCACGACATCGGGATCACCGGCGACATCATTTACATTTCGATGGAACTCATCAAGGGCCGTTCGCTGCGCGACATGCTCGAAAAATTGCCGGCGGGCCAGCGGCTGCCCGTGCGCAACGCCCTGCGAATCATAGATGGCTTGTGTGCGGCGCTTGAATACGCCCATAGCCATACCGTCCACCGTGACATCAAGCCGGAAAACGTCATGATCTGCGAGGATGGCACGGTCAAACTGATGGATTTCGGCATCTCGAAACTCATGGACACGCGGCATCTCACCGGGCCGGCCATCGTCATGGGCACCCCCTTCTACATGTCGCCGGAGCAACTGCGCGACAGCGCGAGCGTGGATGCGCGCGCGGACATTTACAGCGTCGGCGTCGTGCTCTACGAAATCCTGACGGGCAACATGCCGACCGGCGTGCCGCGGCCCGCCTCGCATCTGACCCGTGAAGTGCCGCCGGCGCTTGATCCGATCGTTGCGAAATGCGTTGACCCGGATCCGGCCAAACGCTATCAAAGCGTAAGGGAACTCCGGGCGGCGCTTCTGCCCATTCGCAAACTCGTCGAAGGCGCCACCGGCCCGGCCCCGCAAGCCCTGCACCCCCCGAAACAACCGCCCCCTGCCAAGCGGGTGTCCATGCGGTTCCTCACGGGCGCGGCGCTAACAGCGGGCATCGTGCTGCTGGCGGGAGTGGGACTTTACCGCGCGGAACTGGGCCGCCGCGAGTCGTTGAAAACGCATGCCGAAACGCTGGCCGTGGCGCAACGGCTGGCGCCTCCGGAAGACGCTTCCATCGGTTTCGACGCCGAATTCAGGCAATGGAAGTCGCGCATCGAACAGGCCAGCCAGATCCATCCCGATGTCGAAAAAAACGAGGCCATGAAAAAGGTTCTCGAAGACGCCCGCAAACGCTGGGAAATGGCGCAGGAACTGGTTCACAAGAAAGATCCCATGGCCCTTGAACTGGCCCGGCAAGCGGTTCAGTGTTACTCCGCCTTGGCCGACTGGCCGTCGGACATGGTGTTTGTGCTTCCCGGAGATGTGACGATTCACGACGAAAACGCATCTTCCGTCGTGACGCTCGACGGCTTCTTCATTGACAAACACGAGGTCACCAACGGCGAGTACCTCCTGTTTTGCCGCGAGAAAAACTGGCGGTTCCCTCCCTACGATCTCGAAACCGCGCCGGCCGACCATCCCGTCATATCGGTGACATTCTATGACGCGCTGGCCTACGCGTCATGGGCCGGCAAGCAACTTCCGACCGAGGCCCAATGGGCGCGCGCGGCCTATGGCGGGCCCGCCGCATCGAAAAACTACCCATGGGGCGAATCGTGGAAGGACGGCGGTTGCAATTCGGGCAGCGACTCGCCGGACATGGAATATGCGCGGCCCGTCGGCGTCTTTACCGACGACCTTTCATGGGCCGGCTGTACCGACATGGCTGGAAACGTCGCCGAATGGACCCGATCACGTTTCATGCCCCTGCCCTACGAAGCCGGCGACGGCCGTGAAGACACCCGTCATTTTACGTTTGGCACGATCCTCGTGGTACGCGGCGGCCATTATCGCGACCAGCAGCACACCCCCATGTATATGCGGTTTTCCATGCCCTTTGAGTCCGCGTCCGACACGGTGGGGTTTCGCTGCGTCAAGTCCCTTCCGCCCCTCCCCGCCCAATAG
- a CDS encoding glycosyltransferase family 9 protein — translation MNARMIRWLDACAGVPVCALVSLASRISGFFRGRGSATDGPRRILFIKLIEQGATVLAADAIQRAADRVGRENIFFCVFAENRPILDIMDALPAENVFSFRNDGLWAFLLDTWRFMRFMRAQKIDTAIDLEFFSRGSAVLARLSGARIRVGLHRFTSENPYRGHLMTHRVQYNPYLHTAEFYSLLTECAWMDPGDTPMPKTVLPPSRRPPPRFEPDRASLDRVLALLAERGIHPDGQHIVILNPNAGDLIPLRKWPLDRFEALGRKIIADDPRAVIVVTGTAGESDAAEALCKGIASPRAVSLAGKTSLRELLVLYVLSSVIVTNDSGPGHFAALTDIAGVVLFGPETPLRYGPLGPNARALSAGLACSPCVNPFNHRFSPCTHARCMEAIAVDEVLKAVQDACRMKENGGYPPGEK, via the coding sequence GTGAACGCACGGATGATTCGATGGCTCGACGCCTGCGCCGGCGTGCCGGTGTGCGCGCTGGTGAGCCTTGCAAGCCGCATTTCGGGTTTCTTTCGCGGGCGCGGATCGGCAACGGACGGCCCGCGCCGCATTCTGTTCATCAAACTGATTGAACAGGGCGCAACCGTGCTCGCGGCAGACGCCATTCAACGGGCCGCGGACCGCGTCGGACGCGAAAACATCTTTTTCTGCGTTTTCGCTGAAAATCGTCCCATCCTCGACATCATGGACGCGCTGCCCGCTGAAAACGTGTTTTCGTTTCGGAACGACGGCCTTTGGGCATTTCTTTTGGATACTTGGCGCTTCATGCGTTTTATGCGCGCCCAAAAGATTGACACCGCCATTGACTTGGAGTTTTTCTCACGGGGTTCAGCGGTGCTGGCGCGGCTGTCCGGCGCCCGCATCCGCGTGGGACTGCACCGGTTTACGAGCGAAAATCCCTATCGCGGCCATTTGATGACGCATCGTGTCCAATACAACCCCTATCTTCATACAGCGGAATTCTATTCATTGCTGACGGAATGCGCATGGATGGATCCCGGGGACACGCCGATGCCGAAGACTGTGCTTCCGCCTTCCCGCCGGCCGCCGCCACGCTTCGAACCGGACCGGGCATCGCTTGATCGCGTATTGGCGCTTCTGGCGGAACGCGGCATTCATCCCGACGGACAACACATCGTGATTCTCAATCCGAATGCCGGCGACCTGATTCCTTTGCGCAAGTGGCCGCTGGACCGGTTTGAGGCCCTTGGACGGAAAATCATCGCGGACGATCCCCGCGCGGTCATCGTCGTCACGGGAACGGCCGGTGAAAGTGACGCCGCCGAAGCCTTGTGCAAGGGAATCGCGTCGCCGCGCGCCGTAAGCCTTGCCGGAAAGACGTCGCTGCGCGAATTGCTCGTCCTGTATGTCCTTTCGTCCGTCATCGTGACCAACGACAGCGGGCCGGGGCACTTCGCGGCACTGACGGATATCGCCGGCGTGGTCCTGTTCGGGCCGGAAACGCCGCTGCGGTACGGTCCGTTGGGACCCAACGCGCGCGCGCTATCCGCCGGACTGGCCTGTTCGCCGTGCGTGAACCCCTTCAATCACCGTTTCTCCCCCTGCACCCACGCCCGGTGCATGGAAGCCATCGCCGTGGACGAAGTCCTAAAGGCCGTGCAAGACGCATGCAGGATGAAAGAAAACGGCGGATATCCGCCCGGCGAAAAGTAG
- a CDS encoding aldo/keto reductase → MQYRELGHSGISASIVGLGTWVMGGGEMWNGADDAESLRAIDAALDRGINLIDTAPAYGWGHSETLIGRAIRNRRDKVVLATKFGMWWDDHRGSFHFHFDGKDTFICLKPETIAIEIENSLRRLETDYIDLYQAHWPSKDPDFTPIGETMAFLMKLKDQGKIRAIGVSNVSVGQLDEYRSHGDIASNQFRYSMLYRAPEADILPYCAQNNVATLTYMSLEQGLLTGKVGMDRVFDPNEFRSNEAWNAWFKLVNRPKVLAMLAGWKDLTDKYACTLAQLTLAWTAAQPGVTHVLCGARTPAQAEQNAAAGTLVLDAVDIARMRNDALALGDPE, encoded by the coding sequence ATGCAATACAGGGAATTGGGCCATTCGGGCATAAGCGCATCCATCGTGGGCTTGGGAACGTGGGTCATGGGCGGGGGCGAGATGTGGAACGGCGCGGACGACGCGGAGTCGCTCCGGGCCATTGACGCCGCGCTGGATCGCGGCATCAATCTCATTGATACCGCGCCGGCGTATGGATGGGGCCACAGCGAGACGCTCATCGGACGGGCGATTCGCAACCGGCGCGACAAGGTGGTCCTCGCGACCAAGTTCGGCATGTGGTGGGACGACCATCGCGGTTCGTTCCATTTTCACTTCGACGGAAAAGACACGTTCATCTGTCTGAAACCGGAAACCATCGCCATCGAAATCGAAAACAGCCTTCGCCGGTTGGAGACGGATTACATTGATTTGTACCAGGCGCATTGGCCATCGAAAGATCCTGATTTTACACCCATTGGGGAAACGATGGCCTTCCTGATGAAACTGAAAGATCAGGGCAAAATTCGCGCCATCGGCGTTTCCAACGTCAGCGTCGGACAATTGGACGAATACCGGTCCCATGGCGACATCGCCAGCAACCAGTTCCGGTACAGCATGCTGTACCGCGCGCCGGAGGCCGATATCCTGCCCTACTGCGCCCAAAACAACGTGGCCACGTTGACCTACATGTCGCTCGAACAAGGTCTGCTCACCGGCAAGGTCGGGATGGATCGCGTCTTCGATCCGAACGAATTCCGCAGCAACGAGGCATGGAATGCATGGTTCAAACTCGTGAACCGTCCGAAGGTGCTGGCGATGCTTGCGGGCTGGAAAGACTTGACGGACAAATACGCCTGTACGCTCGCGCAACTTACGCTGGCGTGGACGGCCGCCCAGCCGGGCGTCACGCATGTGCTCTGCGGCGCGCGCACGCCCGCCCAGGCCGAACAAAACGCCGCTGCGGGGACATTGGTTTTGGATGCGGTGGATATCGCGCGCATGCGCAACGATGCGCTTGCCCTCGGCGATCCCGAATAA
- a CDS encoding sigma-70 family RNA polymerase sigma factor, whose amino-acid sequence MGVRTLQDAYAEYDRLIAPIEDKMIKAIWRVTRNGEDAEEALRIALATIWRRWNRIAGHANPEALVIRICLNASHDVLRGKSRRRRHEASIHANDRAFLESQPAAGPAPDEAAVLREQESAVLHAISRLSHNQAAAVLMRLVQGRSYGDIAQALGCKDATVRKHIERGRERLRRMLEPFVASCRGEAVL is encoded by the coding sequence GTGGGAGTCAGGACATTGCAGGACGCTTATGCGGAATATGATCGCCTGATCGCGCCGATCGAGGACAAAATGATCAAGGCAATCTGGCGGGTGACGCGCAATGGCGAGGATGCCGAAGAGGCGCTCCGCATTGCCCTTGCGACGATCTGGCGCCGATGGAACCGTATCGCCGGCCACGCCAATCCGGAAGCGCTGGTCATCCGCATTTGTCTCAATGCTTCCCATGACGTGCTCCGGGGCAAAAGCCGGCGGCGGCGGCATGAGGCATCCATCCATGCGAACGATCGCGCCTTCCTTGAATCGCAACCCGCCGCCGGGCCGGCCCCGGACGAGGCGGCCGTCTTGCGCGAACAGGAATCGGCGGTGTTGCATGCCATCAGCCGCCTTTCGCACAACCAGGCCGCCGCCGTGTTGATGCGGCTGGTGCAGGGCCGATCATACGGCGATATAGCCCAGGCGCTGGGCTGCAAGGACGCCACGGTGCGCAAGCACATTGAACGCGGAAGGGAGCGGCTGCGCCGGATGCTGGAGCCGTTTGTCGCTTCCTGCCGCGGGGAGGCTGTTTTATGA
- a CDS encoding DUF1559 domain-containing protein, whose translation MKRNRCGFTLIELLVVIAIIGILAAILLPALARARESARRASCQNNLKQMGLAFKTYANEARGFFPPKVRLCDFGSDPMARNYSWMPDALSIYPEYLNDAHVLACPSDLRVHMFLKPGEANAWFKADGTVDLDPLTGCGNFALYGDASYTYTGYTLPKDNRFLLDWPGFDPQDQSGIPDVIAAIQPLFLDPASEHVIAHPTLGQLPLMRMREGIERFFVTDINNPASTAIAQSTLAVMWDNLSSDATRFNHVPGGCNVLYMDGHVEFVRWPGEEFPVNPYMAYIHNATL comes from the coding sequence ATGAAACGCAACAGGTGTGGTTTTACGCTCATCGAACTTCTGGTGGTCATCGCAATCATCGGCATTCTGGCCGCGATTCTGCTGCCCGCCCTTGCCCGCGCGCGCGAATCGGCGCGGCGCGCCTCATGCCAGAACAACCTCAAGCAGATGGGGCTCGCGTTCAAGACCTATGCCAACGAAGCCCGCGGATTTTTTCCCCCGAAAGTCCGCCTGTGCGATTTCGGAAGCGATCCGATGGCCCGCAATTATTCGTGGATGCCCGACGCGCTTTCGATTTATCCCGAGTATCTGAACGACGCCCACGTGCTGGCCTGTCCAAGCGATCTGCGCGTCCACATGTTCCTGAAACCGGGCGAGGCGAACGCATGGTTCAAGGCCGACGGAACCGTGGACCTCGATCCGCTTACCGGTTGCGGCAACTTCGCGCTTTACGGCGACGCATCCTATACCTATACGGGCTACACCCTGCCCAAGGACAACCGTTTCCTGCTGGACTGGCCGGGATTCGACCCGCAGGACCAGAGCGGAATCCCGGATGTCATTGCGGCCATTCAGCCCCTCTTTCTCGACCCGGCGAGCGAGCATGTGATCGCCCATCCGACGCTGGGACAATTGCCGCTCATGCGCATGCGCGAGGGCATCGAACGGTTCTTTGTCACCGACATCAACAATCCCGCCTCGACCGCCATCGCGCAGTCCACCCTTGCCGTCATGTGGGACAATCTCAGTTCCGATGCCACGCGATTCAACCACGTTCCCGGCGGATGCAACGTGCTGTACATGGACGGACACGTCGAGTTCGTTCGCTGGCCCGGGGAGGAATTCCCCGTCAATCCCTACATGGCCTACATCCACAACGCGACGCTCTGA
- a CDS encoding amidohydrolase family protein: protein MIDFHVHMGNLYREGYPARPPLNVDQLIDWMNRSGIEIGVLLPLESPEGSWGYFLNEEAVAARNAYPRRLIAFLCVDPRYPMAEAHIDYFVEKHGCKGFGEHVNGLAFDDPRNLRIYAKCNEHRLPLVFEISPDLCFDDPGLPKLENCLKQFPHVTFVGHGPAFWSAISADDPRSGYPKGPIKPGGAVDRLMAAYPNLYADLSAGSGHNAMTRDPDFTLGFIERNWQRLLWGTDIVGVHDNPPQIEWIRSVPIREEWRRAIQEENARRVLNLA from the coding sequence ATGATTGATTTTCACGTGCATATGGGCAATCTGTACCGGGAAGGGTATCCGGCAAGGCCGCCGCTGAATGTGGATCAACTGATTGACTGGATGAATCGCTCCGGCATCGAGATCGGTGTGCTGCTGCCGCTGGAAAGCCCGGAAGGATCGTGGGGCTATTTCCTGAACGAGGAGGCGGTCGCGGCGCGCAATGCGTATCCGCGGCGTTTGATCGCCTTTCTGTGCGTGGATCCGCGGTATCCGATGGCCGAGGCGCACATTGATTATTTCGTCGAAAAACACGGCTGCAAAGGCTTCGGCGAACACGTCAACGGTCTGGCCTTCGACGATCCGCGCAATCTGCGGATTTACGCCAAGTGCAACGAGCACCGGCTGCCGCTGGTGTTCGAGATAAGTCCTGACTTGTGTTTCGACGATCCCGGTCTTCCCAAATTGGAGAACTGTCTCAAGCAGTTTCCGCATGTCACGTTTGTTGGACACGGCCCGGCATTCTGGAGCGCCATATCGGCGGACGATCCGCGCTCAGGCTATCCGAAAGGCCCCATCAAGCCGGGCGGCGCGGTGGACCGCCTGATGGCCGCCTATCCCAACTTGTACGCGGACCTTTCGGCGGGATCGGGCCACAACGCCATGACGCGCGACCCGGATTTCACGCTTGGATTCATCGAGCGGAACTGGCAACGGCTGCTATGGGGAACCGACATCGTCGGTGTCCATGACAATCCGCCGCAGATCGAATGGATACGGTCGGTTCCCATCCGCGAGGAATGGCGCAGGGCCATTCAGGAGGAAAACGCCCGCCGCGTCTTGAATCTGGCATAA
- a CDS encoding class I SAM-dependent methyltransferase has product MRQQHDNGLAPSQAFRDIAVYYDMLAGGRKRIDREGPLLMDCFGRAPGRRVADLACGTGLHALFMAEAGGIVTALDASPGMIAHARAYRTHPSITYGVADMRCLPVDTWDLALCLGNSLSLLPSEDDLASFFRGVAAALAPGGLFLAQLLNYNAPSAQEPRHRVERHRVAGEETVAVKSLIPDGNRTLLSIVFHITDENGTRSLADTAVLRHWTSGDLRRAAESAGLCIAAEYGGFDRTPFDSSTSADLIVLAEKPIVA; this is encoded by the coding sequence TTGAGGCAACAACACGATAACGGTCTAGCGCCGTCGCAGGCATTTCGCGACATTGCCGTTTATTACGATATGCTGGCGGGAGGCCGGAAACGGATCGATCGCGAAGGACCGCTTCTGATGGACTGTTTCGGGCGGGCGCCGGGACGCCGGGTGGCCGATTTGGCCTGTGGCACGGGCCTGCATGCGCTCTTTATGGCCGAGGCGGGGGGAATCGTCACCGCGCTGGATGCAAGCCCCGGCATGATTGCCCATGCGCGCGCATATCGCACCCATCCATCCATTACTTACGGCGTGGCCGACATGCGCTGTCTTCCGGTGGACACGTGGGATTTGGCGCTTTGCCTTGGCAACAGCCTGTCGCTATTGCCTTCGGAAGACGATCTGGCGTCCTTCTTTCGGGGTGTGGCCGCCGCCCTTGCGCCCGGCGGACTCTTCCTCGCCCAACTGCTGAATTACAATGCGCCGTCCGCGCAGGAACCTCGGCACCGCGTCGAACGGCATCGCGTGGCAGGCGAGGAAACCGTTGCCGTAAAGAGCCTGATACCCGACGGAAACCGCACGCTGTTGTCCATTGTCTTTCACATAACGGACGAAAACGGGACCCGTTCATTGGCCGACACGGCCGTGCTGCGGCATTGGACGTCCGGGGATTTGCGCCGAGCCGCCGAATCGGCCGGACTTTGTATCGCGGCGGAATACGGCGGGTTCGACCGCACGCCATTCGATTCGTCCACGTCGGCCGATTTGATTGTGCTGGCCGAAAAACCGATTGTGGCCTGA
- a CDS encoding ThuA domain-containing protein, whose protein sequence is MKSALMVWGGWEGHEPKQCVDVFAPLLEAEGFSVALSDTLDAYLDRDRMQSLDLIVQCWTMGTITGEQEKGLLDAVRGGAGMAGWHGGMCDAFRNNTDYQWMTGGNWVAHPGGCREYTVNIVNRSDPITEGIADFKMNSEQYYLHVDPSNEVLATTVFDGAEAPWTAGCVMPVAWKRRWGSGRVFYSSLGHAARDFDVPECREIMRRGMIWAGR, encoded by the coding sequence ATGAAGTCCGCGTTGATGGTATGGGGTGGTTGGGAGGGCCACGAACCGAAACAGTGCGTGGATGTCTTCGCGCCCCTTCTTGAAGCGGAAGGGTTTTCGGTCGCCCTCTCGGACACGCTCGACGCCTATCTCGACCGGGATCGCATGCAATCGCTGGATCTGATCGTGCAATGCTGGACAATGGGCACGATTACCGGCGAGCAGGAAAAGGGGTTGCTCGATGCGGTCCGCGGGGGCGCCGGCATGGCGGGATGGCACGGCGGCATGTGCGACGCGTTCCGCAACAACACGGATTATCAATGGATGACGGGCGGGAACTGGGTGGCCCATCCCGGCGGCTGCCGCGAATATACCGTGAACATCGTCAATCGTTCGGATCCGATCACCGAGGGCATCGCGGACTTCAAAATGAATTCGGAGCAGTACTATCTCCACGTGGATCCTTCCAACGAAGTACTCGCAACCACCGTGTTCGACGGGGCCGAAGCGCCGTGGACCGCGGGATGCGTCATGCCGGTCGCATGGAAACGAAGGTGGGGCAGCGGCCGCGTGTTCTATTCGTCGCTGGGCCATGCCGCCAGGGATTTCGACGTGCCCGAATGCCGCGAAATCATGCGGCGCGGCATGATCTGGGCCGGCCGGTAA
- a CDS encoding methyltransferase domain-containing protein produces the protein MELICFLKEYLASPKFVGGVAPSSQRLAELITEAAGVREAGSVLELGPGTGVFTEVIARKLRPDALFLAIEISEEFVKQTRERCPNVEVIHDSAANAGRHLAAHGLDACDCIVSGLPFAIFGADLQDELLNAAYNALRPGGVFVTFTYFFSPWTPRGYRFQRRLRGRFPNTEKTPIIWRNLFPAFAYRCIKETEKA, from the coding sequence ATGGAACTGATTTGTTTCTTGAAAGAGTATTTGGCGTCCCCGAAATTCGTCGGCGGCGTGGCGCCCAGTTCACAACGCCTGGCGGAACTGATCACCGAGGCGGCGGGGGTTCGGGAAGCCGGATCGGTGCTCGAATTGGGTCCGGGCACCGGCGTTTTCACGGAAGTCATCGCCCGAAAACTCCGTCCGGACGCCCTTTTTCTGGCTATCGAGATCAGCGAGGAATTCGTGAAACAGACGCGGGAACGTTGTCCAAACGTCGAGGTGATTCACGATTCCGCCGCGAACGCCGGCCGGCACCTCGCGGCGCACGGATTGGACGCGTGCGATTGCATCGTGTCGGGCTTGCCGTTTGCCATATTCGGGGCGGACCTCCAGGACGAATTGCTGAACGCGGCCTACAACGCGCTTCGTCCCGGGGGTGTGTTTGTGACGTTCACCTATTTCTTCAGCCCGTGGACGCCGCGGGGTTATCGCTTTCAACGCCGTCTTCGCGGGCGATTTCCGAATACCGAAAAAACGCCGATAATATGGCGCAATCTGTTTCCGGCTTTTGCGTACCGCTGCATCAAGGAGACGGAAAAAGCATGA
- the amrS gene encoding AmmeMemoRadiSam system radical SAM enzyme — protein sequence MAGAIICELCPKGCEIQPGQSGECRIRVNVDGQLLAVTYGHPCTVHIDPMEKKPMFHFLPGTAILSLATVGCNLHCKNCQNWEISQGDPETVPAHRLPPRDLPRIAQENGCQSVAYTYTDPTVYYEYALDGCISVREAGLRNVLVTAAYINRPPWEKLCRYVDGAKIDLKSMSDQFYRDVCQATLKPVLDACVVAKSLGVFVEPTNLVIPTLNDSDDDFRKLAKWIAENLGKDTPLHFSRFFPNYQMRNLPPTPAETLDRARDIAQSEGLQYVYIGNVSRPDAENTFCPGCKKLLIERRGYTVLQNLLQNGRCPGCQTEIPGLWR from the coding sequence GTGGCAGGCGCGATTATCTGCGAATTGTGCCCGAAAGGGTGCGAGATTCAACCGGGGCAGAGCGGCGAGTGCCGCATTCGCGTGAACGTGGACGGACAGTTGCTCGCGGTCACGTATGGGCATCCGTGTACTGTCCATATAGACCCGATGGAGAAGAAACCGATGTTTCATTTCCTTCCGGGAACGGCTATTCTCTCGCTCGCGACGGTCGGCTGCAATCTTCACTGCAAGAACTGCCAGAACTGGGAGATTTCGCAGGGCGATCCGGAGACGGTTCCGGCCCATAGGCTCCCGCCGCGCGACCTTCCCCGTATCGCGCAGGAGAACGGCTGCCAGTCCGTGGCGTACACTTACACCGACCCGACCGTCTATTACGAATACGCGCTGGACGGTTGCATTTCGGTGCGCGAGGCCGGACTGCGCAATGTGCTGGTCACGGCCGCCTACATCAACCGTCCGCCGTGGGAGAAATTGTGCCGGTATGTGGACGGCGCGAAGATCGATCTGAAATCCATGTCGGATCAGTTCTACCGCGACGTCTGCCAAGCAACGCTGAAACCGGTGCTGGATGCCTGTGTCGTGGCGAAATCGCTCGGCGTGTTCGTGGAGCCGACCAATCTGGTCATTCCGACCCTCAACGATTCGGACGACGATTTTCGTAAACTGGCGAAGTGGATCGCCGAAAATCTCGGTAAGGACACCCCGCTCCATTTCTCGCGCTTCTTTCCGAACTATCAGATGCGAAATCTGCCTCCGACGCCTGCCGAAACGCTTGATCGCGCCCGCGACATCGCGCAAAGCGAAGGGTTGCAATACGTCTATATCGGCAATGTGTCGCGTCCGGATGCCGAAAACACGTTCTGTCCGGGCTGCAAGAAACTGCTCATCGAACGCCGGGGATACACCGTGCTGCAGAACCTGCTGCAGAACGGCCGATGCCCCGGCTGTCAAACGGAGATACCCGGCCTATGGCGCTAA